A single region of the Rhodococcus sp. W8901 genome encodes:
- the nirB gene encoding nitrite reductase large subunit NirB has protein sequence MNERTAIVIGHGMVGHRFVEALRARDEADAWSVTVLCEEALPAYDRVALSSYVGSWDAKELALAGNDFAGDPAVDLRVGVRADAIDRDARTVTTSTGETLAYDALVLATGSYPFVPPVSGHDHDLCFVYRTPGDLDGIRARAEAAGPGAVGVVVGGGLLGLEAANALRQLGMSPHVVEHNARLMPLQVDEGGGAVLARLVTDLGLTLHTGTGIGSITDGSDGVRVELSDGSVIDAALLVFSAGVRPQDRLARDAGLDIAERGGILTDSGCVTSDPAVFAVGECAAVEGRCYGLVAPGYTTAEVVADRLLGGDAVFPGADLSTKLKLLGVDVASFGDVHAVTPGALEVVLSDAAKGTYAKLVVSDDARTLLGGILVGDASAYGSLRPLVGRELPGDPAALISPAGEKPGAGTLPDDAQVCSCNAVTKGAICAAITGGACDVAAVKSCTGAGTTCGGCLPTVKALLASSGVELSKALCEHFTQSRAELFEIVRATGTRTFSGLIGQYGTGTGCDICKPVVASILASTSSEHVLGGEQASLQDTNDHFLANIQRNGTYSVVPRMPGGECTPEQLITIGEIARDYGLYLKVTGGQRIDLFGARVEQLPEIWRRLVDVGMESGQAYGKSLRTVKSCVGSTWCRYGVQDSVGMAVRLENRYRGLRAPHKIKFGVSGCARECAEARGKDVGVIATESGWNLYVGGNGGQTPRQAQLLAGGLDDATLIRYIDRYLMFYVRTADRLQRTAPWIESLEGGLEHLAAVVCDDGLGIADELEDAMARHVAGYRDEWAGVLDDPEKLSRFVSFVNAPEVPDPTVAFDDSGPRRIPVLIGIPDVPDGRRESSSRR, from the coding sequence ATGAACGAACGGACCGCGATCGTGATCGGACACGGCATGGTGGGCCACCGCTTCGTGGAGGCGCTGCGGGCGCGCGACGAGGCCGACGCCTGGTCGGTGACCGTGCTGTGCGAGGAGGCCCTGCCGGCGTACGACCGGGTGGCGCTGTCGTCGTACGTCGGCTCCTGGGATGCGAAGGAACTCGCCCTGGCGGGCAACGACTTCGCCGGCGATCCCGCCGTGGACCTGCGGGTGGGGGTGCGGGCGGACGCGATCGACCGGGACGCGCGCACCGTGACGACGTCGACGGGCGAGACGTTGGCCTACGACGCGTTGGTGCTGGCGACGGGTTCGTACCCGTTCGTCCCGCCGGTGTCCGGACACGATCACGACCTGTGCTTCGTCTACCGCACCCCCGGCGACCTCGACGGCATCCGGGCCCGCGCGGAGGCCGCCGGGCCGGGCGCCGTCGGCGTCGTGGTCGGCGGCGGCCTGCTCGGGCTCGAGGCCGCGAACGCGCTGCGCCAGTTGGGGATGTCTCCACACGTCGTGGAGCACAACGCCCGGCTGATGCCGTTGCAGGTCGACGAGGGCGGTGGTGCGGTGCTGGCCCGCCTCGTGACCGACCTCGGGCTCACACTGCACACCGGAACGGGAATCGGTTCGATCACCGACGGATCGGACGGCGTCCGGGTGGAACTGTCCGACGGGTCGGTGATCGACGCCGCGCTGCTGGTGTTCTCGGCGGGTGTCCGCCCGCAGGATCGGCTGGCCCGCGACGCCGGTCTCGACATCGCCGAACGCGGCGGCATCCTCACCGACAGCGGTTGCGTCACATCCGATCCCGCGGTATTCGCGGTGGGAGAGTGCGCCGCGGTGGAGGGGCGCTGCTACGGCCTGGTCGCACCCGGCTACACGACGGCCGAGGTGGTGGCCGACCGCCTGCTCGGCGGCGACGCGGTGTTCCCCGGCGCCGACCTGTCCACCAAGCTCAAGCTGCTCGGCGTGGACGTCGCGAGCTTCGGCGACGTCCACGCCGTCACACCGGGCGCCCTCGAGGTGGTGCTCAGCGACGCCGCGAAGGGGACGTACGCCAAGCTCGTCGTCTCCGACGACGCGAGGACCCTGCTCGGCGGGATCCTGGTCGGCGACGCGTCGGCGTACGGCTCGCTGCGTCCGCTGGTCGGCCGGGAACTGCCCGGCGACCCGGCCGCGCTGATCTCGCCGGCCGGTGAGAAGCCCGGCGCGGGAACACTTCCCGATGACGCCCAGGTGTGCTCGTGCAACGCCGTGACCAAGGGGGCGATCTGCGCGGCGATCACCGGCGGGGCGTGCGACGTCGCGGCGGTGAAGTCGTGCACCGGCGCCGGGACCACGTGCGGCGGGTGCCTGCCGACGGTGAAGGCGCTGCTCGCGTCGTCCGGCGTGGAGCTGTCGAAGGCGCTGTGCGAGCACTTCACGCAGTCGCGGGCCGAGCTGTTCGAGATCGTCCGCGCCACCGGTACCCGCACGTTCTCCGGGCTGATCGGGCAGTACGGCACCGGAACGGGTTGCGACATCTGCAAACCCGTCGTCGCGTCGATCCTGGCGTCGACGTCGTCGGAGCACGTACTGGGCGGCGAGCAGGCGTCGCTGCAGGACACCAACGACCACTTCCTCGCCAACATCCAGCGCAACGGTACCTACTCTGTGGTGCCGCGGATGCCGGGAGGGGAGTGCACGCCGGAACAGCTCATCACGATCGGTGAGATCGCGCGGGACTACGGTCTGTATCTCAAGGTGACGGGCGGTCAGCGCATCGACCTGTTCGGCGCGCGGGTGGAGCAGCTACCGGAGATCTGGCGCCGGCTCGTGGACGTCGGTATGGAATCCGGTCAGGCATACGGCAAGTCGCTGCGCACCGTGAAGAGCTGCGTCGGGTCCACGTGGTGCCGGTACGGCGTCCAGGACTCGGTGGGCATGGCGGTGCGGCTCGAGAACCGCTACCGCGGGCTGCGGGCGCCGCACAAGATCAAGTTCGGGGTGTCGGGGTGTGCGCGCGAGTGTGCCGAGGCGCGCGGCAAGGACGTCGGCGTCATCGCGACCGAGAGCGGCTGGAACCTCTACGTCGGCGGCAACGGCGGGCAGACCCCGCGGCAGGCGCAGCTGTTGGCCGGTGGGCTCGACGACGCCACCCTGATCCGGTACATCGACCGTTACCTCATGTTCTACGTCCGCACCGCCGACCGGCTGCAGCGGACCGCGCCGTGGATCGAGTCGCTCGAGGGCGGCCTCGAACACCTGGCCGCGGTGGTGTGCGACGACGGCCTCGGCATCGCCGACGAGCTCGAGGACGCGATGGCCCGGCACGTCGCCGGCTACCGCGACGAGTGGGCGGGCGTGCTCGACGATCCCGAGAAGCTGTCGCGGTTCGTCTCCTTCGTCAACGCCCCCGAGGTGCCCGATCCGACCGTGGCGTTCGACGACTCCGGCCCGCGCAGGATCCCGGTCCTGATCGGCATTCCGGACGTTCCGGACGGGAGGCGGGAAAGCTCCTCGCGCCGGTAA
- a CDS encoding uroporphyrinogen-III synthase: MTAGVPPTGDELRGFTVGITASRRADEFATLLTRRGADVVHAPAIRIIPLADDAELARVTDAVVGDPPDVVVATTGIGFRGWMGAAEGWGRAEQLLIALGASRIIARGPKAKGAVRAADLREEWSPESESSAEVLEYLLAEGVAGRRIAVQLHGATTEWEPIPDFCAALRSAGADVIAVPVYRWTPPDDCTALDRMIDCAATGGLDALSFTSAPAVASILGRAKETGMLEPLLRALGGGVAAVCVGPVTAAPLASLGVPTTAPGRSRLGSLARHIAEELPRRAGRLRAGGHEISVRGNCVVVDGEVRQLPPAGMVLMRRLAERPGLVVSRADLLAALPGGSDDTHAVETAIARLRGHLGAPKAVQTIVKRGYRLALDPADYDRLLEPSRP, from the coding sequence GTGACGGCAGGGGTCCCGCCGACCGGCGACGAACTGCGTGGATTCACGGTCGGGATCACCGCGTCGCGGCGGGCCGACGAGTTCGCGACACTGCTGACGCGGCGCGGGGCCGACGTCGTGCACGCGCCCGCGATCCGGATCATCCCGCTCGCCGACGACGCCGAACTGGCGCGGGTGACGGATGCGGTCGTCGGCGATCCTCCGGACGTCGTGGTCGCGACGACCGGCATCGGGTTCCGCGGCTGGATGGGGGCGGCCGAGGGCTGGGGCCGGGCCGAGCAGTTGCTCATCGCGCTGGGGGCCAGCCGCATCATCGCCCGCGGCCCCAAGGCGAAGGGCGCCGTCCGGGCGGCCGACCTGCGTGAGGAGTGGTCGCCGGAGTCGGAATCGTCGGCCGAGGTGCTCGAGTATCTGCTCGCGGAGGGCGTGGCCGGGCGGCGCATCGCGGTCCAGTTGCACGGCGCGACGACGGAGTGGGAACCGATCCCGGACTTCTGTGCCGCGCTGCGGTCGGCCGGCGCCGACGTCATCGCGGTGCCAGTGTACCGCTGGACACCGCCCGACGACTGCACCGCGCTGGACCGGATGATCGACTGCGCCGCGACGGGCGGACTCGACGCCCTGAGCTTCACCAGTGCGCCCGCCGTGGCCTCGATCCTGGGGCGGGCCAAGGAGACCGGGATGCTCGAGCCGCTGTTGCGGGCGCTCGGTGGCGGTGTCGCGGCGGTGTGCGTGGGTCCGGTGACGGCGGCACCGCTCGCCTCGTTGGGGGTGCCGACCACCGCTCCGGGCCGGTCGCGGCTGGGGTCGCTGGCCCGGCACATCGCGGAGGAACTGCCGCGGCGGGCCGGCCGGCTTCGTGCGGGCGGGCACGAGATCAGCGTGCGGGGTAACTGCGTCGTCGTCGACGGTGAGGTCCGGCAACTGCCACCCGCGGGCATGGTGTTGATGCGCCGCCTGGCCGAACGGCCCGGGTTGGTGGTCTCTCGTGCGGATCTGCTGGCGGCGCTGCCCGGTGGCAGCGACGACACGCACGCGGTGGAGACGGCGATCGCGCGGTTGCGCGGCCATCTCGGTGCGCCCAAGGCCGTGCAGACGATCGTCAAGCGTGGGTATCGGTTGGCGCTGGATCCGGCGGACTACGACCGACTGCTCGAGCCGAGCCGACCGTGA
- the nirD gene encoding nitrite reductase small subunit NirD: MTVMESWVSGTTDTHETAFVTEERHWTSACARGHLIPGRGVAVLLRGGAQAALFLLADGSLRAVGNIDPFGRAAVMSRGLVGDRGGEPTVASPLLKQVFSLNDGRCLDDDGVRLPVYPVRVVRGRGDDVVQVCVIPTREGSP; this comes from the coding sequence ATGACGGTGATGGAAAGCTGGGTGTCCGGCACGACCGACACCCACGAGACGGCCTTCGTCACGGAGGAGCGGCACTGGACGTCGGCGTGCGCGCGGGGGCACCTGATCCCCGGCCGCGGCGTGGCCGTGCTGCTGCGGGGCGGTGCGCAGGCGGCGCTGTTCCTGCTGGCGGACGGGAGCCTGCGGGCGGTGGGCAACATCGATCCGTTCGGGCGGGCCGCGGTGATGTCCCGCGGCCTGGTGGGGGACCGCGGTGGCGAGCCGACGGTGGCGTCTCCACTGCTCAAACAGGTGTTCTCGCTCAACGACGGGCGCTGCCTCGACGACGACGGGGTCCGGTTGCCCGTGTACCCGGTGCGGGTGGTTCGCGGTCGCGGCGACGACGTCGTGCAGGTGTGTGTGATCCCGACGAGGGAAGGTTCACCGTGA